The Tachyglossus aculeatus isolate mTacAcu1 chromosome 22, mTacAcu1.pri, whole genome shotgun sequence genome window below encodes:
- the LOC119944173 gene encoding mas-related G-protein coupled receptor member F-like, protein MRKILKRDIQKSLMILLGFLHLMLHFQALDKKIRRLMLHFQALDKKIRRLMLHFQALDKKIRRLLLRFQALNKKIRRVLLSVAERSSSQAEVASLDHTPDMAGNGSSGERGGPPSYLGDFVGSESLWPPAPAPAAVSCLLLLVCLAGLLGNVLALYLLGFRVPRNPFTVYVLHLAAADLAVVLSLASRAAVGGLGSPGGPLATYLRSLATAAGLWAFVAGVSLLAALSAERCAAVLCPRWHRGRRPPHLAATTCALLWALSLVLTAAHTYLCAVVAPRGPCGRLKVALGGLTFLGFTPIMVLSSLALLVRAECGAPRARGRRLSRVVLLAVSAFLFCSLFMSVNWFLAWAFALPAPYPGSVVELFACGHCGAKPVVYFLAGRARPGGFGEPLALVLRRALDDDAEPGPGDGFAPNTVSLEMQSETQLGKGGDPA, encoded by the exons TTAATGTTGCATTTCCAGGCCCTGGACAAGAAGATCAGGAGG TTAATGTTGCATTTCCAGGCCCTGGACAAGAAGATCAGGAGG TTAATGTTGCATTTCCAGGCCCTGGACAAGAAGATCAGGAGG TTACTGTTGCGTTTCCAGGCCCTGAACAAGAAGATCAGGAGGGTACTGCTGA GCGTGGCGGAGAGATCATCGTCGCAGGCAGAGGTGGCATCACTGGACCACACTCCGGATATGGCAGGGAACGGATC GTCCGGGGAG AGGGGCGGGCCGCCTTCCTACCTGGGGGACTTCGTGGGCTCGGAGAGTCTGTggccgccggccccggcccccgcggcGGTCTCCTGCCTGCTGCTGCTCGTCTGCCTGGCGGGGCTCCTGGGGAACGTACTGGCCCTCTACCTGCTCGGCTTCCGCGTCCCGAGGAACCCGTTCACCGTGTACGTCCTCCACCTGGCCGCCGCCGACCTGGCCGTGGTCCTGTCCCTGGCCTCCCGCGCGGCGGTGGGCGGGCTGGGCTCCCCGGGGGGCCCCTTGGCCACCTACCTCCGCTCCCTGGCCACCGCCGCGGGGCTCTGGGCCTTCGTGGCCGGGGTGAGCCTGCTGGCGGCCCTGAGCGCGGAGAGATGCGCGGCGGTGCTCTGCCCGCGCTGGCACCGGGGGAGACGCCCCCCGCACCTGGCGGCTACCACGTGCGCCCTGCTCTGGGCGCTGTCCCTGGTGCTGACGGCGGCCCACACTTACCTGTGCGCCGTGGTGGCCCCGCGGGGCCCGTGCGGGCGGCTGAAGGTGGCCCTGGGCGGGCTCACCTTCCTCGGCTTCACCCCCATCATGGTCCTGTCCAGCCTGGCCCTGCTGGTGCGGGCCGAGTGCGGGGCCCCGAGGGCGAGGGGCCGGCGGCTCAGCCGCGTGGTCCTGCTGGCCGTCTCCGccttcctcttctgctccctCTTCATGAGCGTCAACTGGTTCCTGGCCTGGGCCttcgccctcccggccccctacCCGGGCTCCGTGGTGGAGCTGTTCGCCTGCGGCCACTGCGGGGCCAAGCCGGTGGTCTACTTTCTGGCCGGcagggcccggcccggggggTTTGGGGAGCCCCTCGCCCTGGTCCTGCGGAGGGCCCTGGACGACGACGccgagcccgggccgggggacgGCTTCGCCCCCAACACGGTTTCCTTGGAGATGCAGTCGGAGACGCAGCTGGGTAAGGGCGGGGACCCCGCCTGA
- the LOC119943746 gene encoding mas-related G-protein coupled receptor member D-like — protein sequence MVHPPPDPQMTTMAQPHWEPGPGNRTELAALIIDECPWCEYDLRTFRIIIKLVTLLICLAGLAGNLKVLWYLGLRIQRTPFSVYVLNLAVADFGFLLCQGVFTGLTFGQPVSGFHLFDNRFVDQSSFLPYTVGLGALSGLSTESSLSLFFPVWYRLRRPPHLSATVCALFWALTFLWHLLRDYVCYDFYETRPYKPCFGFSLAWGALLFLLSALMLLSSLVLLVKVLFGARPPAKLSVVILVLVPVFLTCGLPLGIKWFLLVWQREPATLFYYVTDALACGNSSVRPLVYYLVGRVWRQRLWESFRVILQRALRSEEELGPTGGTSTPATVEMPANGVQLANPGEMETLPSNAAVGRPLPSAQ from the coding sequence ATGGTGCATCCACCTCCCGACCCCCAAATGACCACCATGGCCCAGCCACACTGGGAGCCGGGCCCCGGGAACCGGACGGAGCTGGCCGCCCTGATCATCGACGAATGTCCATGGTGCGAGTACGACCTGCGGACCTTCCGGATCATCATCAAGCTGGTGACCCTGCTGATCTGCCTGGCCGGGCTGGCGGGAAACCTCAAAGTCCTCTGGTACCTCGGCCTCCGCATCCAGAGGACCCCCTTCTCCGTCTACGTCCTGAACCTGGCCGTGGCCGACTTCGGCTTCCTCCTGTGCCAGGGCGTGTTCACCGGCCTCACCTTCGGCCAGCCCGTGTCCGGCTTCCACCTGTTCGACAACAGGTTCGTGGATCAGAGCAGCTTCCTGCCCTACaccgtggggctgggggcccTGTCCGGCCTCAGCACCGAGAGCTCCCTGTCCCTCTTCTTCCCCGTCTGGTACCGCCTCCGCCGCCCGCCCCACCTGTCCGCCACCGTCTGTGCCCTCTTTTGGGCTCTCACCTTCCTGTGGCACCTCCTCAGAGACTACGTTTGCTACGACTTCTACGAGACCAGGCCCTACAAGCCGTGTTTCGGCTTCAGCCTCGCCTGGGgtgccctgctcttcctcctgtccGCTCTGATGCTCCTGTCCAGCCTTGTCCTGCTCGTCAAGGTCCTCTTCGGCGCCCGGCCCCCGGCCAAGCTCTCCGTTGTCATCTTGGTCCTGGTGCCCGTGTTCCTCACCTGTGGCCTGCCCTTGGGCATCAAGTGGTTCCTCCTAGTCTGGCAGCGGGAGCCGGCCACGCTGTTCTACTACGTCACGGACGCGCTGGCCTGTGGGAACAGCAGCGTCCGACCCCTGGTTTACTACTTGGTCGGGCGGGTGTGGAGGCAGAggctgtgggagtccttcagggTCATCCTTCAGAGGGCCCTCAGGAGTGAGGAGGAGCTGGGGCCTACCGGGGGCACGTCCACCCCGGCCACCGTGGAGATGCCCGCCAACGGGGTCCAGCTGGCGAACCCCGGGGAGATGGAGACCCTCCCCAGCAATGCTGCGGTGGGGcggcctctgccctctgcccagtGA